One window of Pseudomonas urmiensis genomic DNA carries:
- the sixA gene encoding phosphohistidine phosphatase SixA → MKLWVLRHGEAEPRANTDAERRLTAHGREQVLHSAARLLGQPLQAIIASPYVRAQQTAALVHDTLGFAEPVRTVPWLTPESDVQKVIGEIERLGLEHVLLVSHQPLVGALVGMLEHGHGQQAAPMSTASLAELEGDWPLAGLMTLRALSHPG, encoded by the coding sequence GTGAAGCTGTGGGTGCTACGCCACGGCGAGGCCGAGCCGCGCGCCAATACCGATGCCGAGCGACGCCTCACCGCCCATGGCCGCGAGCAAGTGTTGCACAGCGCTGCGCGGCTGCTCGGCCAGCCGCTGCAGGCGATCATCGCCAGCCCCTATGTGCGCGCCCAGCAGACCGCCGCACTGGTGCATGACACCCTGGGCTTCGCCGAGCCGGTGCGCACCGTGCCCTGGTTGACTCCGGAAAGCGATGTGCAAAAGGTTATCGGTGAGATCGAGCGGTTGGGCCTGGAGCATGTCTTGTTGGTCAGCCATCAGCCGTTGGTTGGGGCGCTGGTCGGCATGCTCGAGCATGGCCATGGGCAACAAGCCGCGCCAATGAGTACCGCCAGCCTCGCCGAGCTGGAAGGCGATTGGCCGCTGGCAGGC